In one Legionella clemsonensis genomic region, the following are encoded:
- a CDS encoding TIGR03752 family integrating conjugative element protein, with amino-acid sequence MKKNAGLKILTVTVIAVVALIMMNSKHHDREPEVTRPDPNNLNEAIASQFNDNIRDVAARLQETEKKLANLESENKQLRGKKENVQASYNPEVIKEIEQLKSELANVKTSQESQQNSQPYTVNGESTLTKEQSVKDIDALLMKRENNPNEQAYWEGLKKKKQALTPKVKTAALNSIDKKSIPYYTIPAGSDLGRTTLLSALIGEVPVEGKLMQPLFPFSAIINRGDLMAANGIPLPPNISGMKVNGYAIGVGSFLDNISCVRAYVTSALFVFDDGHFVTVGKEQMTGTAEMVNNESLGYLTTAFGNPCIKGQYFTNAPRVLTALVASDGIKGFGNALSQWQMTYTANANGATGIPTGSMGNYALGGALSQGTVKAADWLEKRIQGSFDMVFVPASQGYRPTQLSFHVTQTINLDKETNGRVLDYGHLQQTAHDFSLR; translated from the coding sequence ATGAAAAAAAATGCTGGACTCAAAATATTAACCGTAACAGTGATCGCTGTTGTTGCACTCATTATGATGAACAGCAAACATCATGACCGTGAACCCGAAGTCACTCGCCCCGATCCCAATAATCTGAATGAAGCCATTGCCAGCCAGTTTAATGACAACATCCGTGATGTTGCTGCAAGACTACAGGAAACCGAAAAGAAACTTGCCAATCTTGAATCGGAAAACAAGCAACTCAGAGGCAAAAAAGAAAATGTGCAGGCTTCTTATAATCCTGAGGTGATTAAAGAAATAGAACAACTAAAATCCGAATTGGCCAATGTCAAAACCAGTCAGGAATCCCAACAAAACTCTCAACCCTACACCGTCAATGGAGAATCGACTCTTACAAAAGAACAAAGTGTTAAGGACATCGATGCTTTATTAATGAAACGTGAAAACAATCCTAATGAACAAGCCTATTGGGAGGGATTAAAGAAAAAAAAGCAAGCATTAACCCCAAAAGTTAAAACAGCAGCTTTAAACAGTATAGATAAAAAAAGTATTCCCTATTATACCATTCCAGCAGGCTCTGATTTAGGCAGAACTACCTTGTTATCGGCACTGATTGGTGAGGTACCAGTTGAAGGCAAACTCATGCAGCCTTTATTTCCCTTCTCAGCCATTATTAATCGTGGTGATTTAATGGCTGCTAATGGTATCCCTTTGCCTCCCAATATTTCAGGTATGAAAGTTAATGGTTATGCAATCGGTGTTGGTTCTTTTTTGGATAACATCAGCTGTGTTCGAGCCTATGTGACCTCTGCTTTGTTTGTTTTTGATGACGGCCATTTTGTGACTGTGGGTAAAGAGCAGATGACCGGAACAGCTGAAATGGTCAATAACGAAAGTTTAGGTTATCTCACCACCGCTTTTGGTAATCCCTGCATTAAAGGCCAGTATTTTACTAATGCTCCAAGAGTACTTACGGCACTCGTGGCTTCCGATGGGATTAAAGGGTTTGGTAATGCACTGTCTCAGTGGCAAATGACTTATACCGCCAATGCCAATGGTGCAACCGGTATCCCTACCGGTTCTATGGGCAATTATGCCTTGGGTGGTGCGCTTTCCCAGGGAACAGTCAAAGCTGCTGATTGGCTGGAAAAACGCATTCAAGGCAGTTTCGACATGGTTTTCGTTCCAGCATCTCAAGGATACAGACCAACACAGCTTTCATTTCACGTCACACAAACCATCAACCTTGATAAAGAAACCAATGGGAGAGTATTAGATTATGGCCATTTACAACAAACTGCACACGATTTTAGCCTTAGGTAG
- a CDS encoding TIGR03751 family conjugal transfer lipoprotein has translation MAIYNKLHTILALGSVLVLSACASKTVGSTAIPEGGLTVSQLYQQSLGDAMPGWSVPKRQAKTVNYSGYTRDASNEIQHLFKPLDNPQVPIYVFPHVAVIGDEQLLKPGYTTAFFLYKQNQFALASEHY, from the coding sequence ATGGCCATTTACAACAAACTGCACACGATTTTAGCCTTAGGTAGCGTCTTGGTGCTTAGTGCTTGCGCCTCAAAGACAGTTGGCTCCACGGCTATTCCCGAAGGAGGATTGACTGTTAGCCAACTTTATCAGCAAAGCTTAGGTGATGCCATGCCTGGCTGGTCTGTACCTAAAAGACAGGCGAAGACCGTGAATTATTCAGGGTATACACGAGATGCTTCCAACGAGATCCAACATTTGTTCAAGCCTTTGGATAACCCACAAGTTCCGATTTATGTGTTTCCTCATGTTGCTGTCATTGGTGATGAGCAATTGTTAAAACCAGGCTATACCACAGCCTTTTTTCTCTACAAACAAAATCAATTTGCACTAGCTTCCGAACACTATTAA
- a CDS encoding conjugative transfer ATPase, translated as MKLFSQISDWLLGQPNKPALTQQNIKKRFENHNPSFANQLSMVDFNDELNFFLLNDGVSIGSGFELASIPAEAASTEHLHAVFSKIRDTFATVVPLHKEDPWVMQMYVNDEYTLKPVLTHIQQSIAPDIAETSFTHDYLARLDDLFCKMTRPEGLFVDPKTDAPYRGRRRRIRVLFYRLYQKTQTTRELALAEHQEVMAQIESKLLSPGLQLKQLTGKDYYQWLVRWFAANPEELLARFPYPKDKKPAGYTLSQNVLFHEPQSDEQGFIFDEMVHRILYIDGLKEAPEIGLLSREKPQANPKHRYALLDKLPEGATYTIQVIFENDEALDAHLMRLEKSVVGTSLKPSQVREDIKTARDELSIGNRLFWVNQSIFYRASTKDQAVLIEKELKELFIEAKMPLISSCFDIHPINSYLNALPFNFNPQYARQYLRFDRLMYASELASLLPVYGRNQGARHLPCFTFFNRLGEPILFDVLHHDFISQNSHMALFANSGGGKSVATGWMINSLMATKNARIILFEMGNSFDRILLHAKTHGKKTKQLLLSNKKDEAVPLNPFCEAYKAIPEITDNLSAEQATLIAQKIRTIKENLEQPASSEELACNDGSRSYLAELALALRTMITEANALEEEQFTLADETLLIEVLSDAILTSFNHDIPQMLTEHIVSSFKRRLDKETVPRKKDRILDMHDRLNSYVINSAKSRFFNVPTEPLGDFDIFHVDISAIKDDTGKLALVMVSLLPRILAMAEATQNDDRPTFLFIDESHLQFQIPSVVAVCLLVAKVARKLGLWLVAITQNVTDMNSEKATKILSLIETWILLGLDEKEISDVKRFKSLTPQQEALIRDIDSQKGLYAEAVLLGSRYQGLFRVIPPRYLLALLMTEKSEKAQRHTLEKQHDVLKAAELLAEQLENKKQSKNHDAYFYDD; from the coding sequence ATGAAATTATTCAGCCAAATAAGTGACTGGCTGTTAGGACAACCCAATAAACCAGCATTAACGCAACAAAACATAAAAAAAAGATTTGAGAATCACAACCCTTCCTTTGCCAATCAATTGTCTATGGTGGATTTCAATGATGAGCTCAATTTCTTTTTACTCAATGATGGAGTCAGCATTGGTTCAGGTTTTGAATTAGCGTCCATTCCAGCGGAGGCCGCCTCTACTGAACATTTACACGCAGTTTTTAGCAAAATTCGAGATACTTTTGCCACTGTAGTCCCTTTGCACAAAGAAGATCCCTGGGTGATGCAAATGTATGTCAATGACGAATACACTTTGAAACCTGTTCTCACTCATATTCAACAAAGCATTGCACCAGACATTGCTGAAACATCCTTTACTCATGACTATTTGGCAAGGTTGGATGATCTGTTTTGTAAGATGACAAGACCCGAAGGATTGTTTGTTGATCCCAAAACCGATGCACCTTATCGCGGCAGACGAAGACGAATCAGGGTTTTATTTTATCGCCTCTATCAAAAAACGCAAACCACCAGAGAGCTGGCACTTGCCGAGCATCAGGAAGTCATGGCTCAAATTGAAAGCAAATTACTATCACCTGGTCTTCAACTAAAACAACTAACCGGTAAAGATTATTATCAGTGGTTGGTGCGTTGGTTTGCAGCCAACCCCGAAGAACTATTAGCTCGCTTTCCTTATCCTAAAGACAAAAAACCCGCAGGTTATACCCTAAGCCAGAATGTTTTGTTTCATGAACCACAAAGTGACGAGCAAGGTTTTATATTTGATGAGATGGTCCATCGTATTCTTTATATTGATGGGCTGAAAGAAGCGCCTGAAATTGGTCTTTTATCTCGTGAAAAACCACAAGCCAATCCCAAACATCGGTATGCACTTTTAGATAAGTTGCCTGAAGGCGCTACCTACACCATTCAGGTTATCTTTGAAAATGATGAAGCCTTAGACGCGCATCTGATGCGTCTTGAAAAAAGTGTAGTAGGGACAAGCCTTAAACCTTCACAAGTCAGAGAAGACATAAAAACCGCACGAGATGAATTGTCTATAGGAAACCGTCTGTTTTGGGTTAATCAATCCATTTTTTATCGTGCCAGCACAAAAGACCAAGCAGTACTCATTGAAAAAGAACTAAAAGAATTATTCATTGAAGCCAAAATGCCTTTGATTTCTTCTTGTTTCGACATTCATCCCATTAACAGTTATCTCAATGCCTTACCTTTTAATTTCAATCCACAATATGCTCGCCAATACTTGCGCTTTGACCGATTGATGTATGCATCCGAATTAGCCTCTTTACTGCCTGTATATGGACGTAATCAAGGGGCAAGACACCTTCCCTGTTTCACCTTTTTTAACCGTTTGGGAGAACCAATACTCTTCGATGTGTTGCATCATGATTTTATCAGCCAAAACTCCCACATGGCCTTGTTTGCTAATTCCGGTGGCGGCAAATCAGTGGCTACAGGCTGGATGATTAATTCGCTGATGGCCACTAAAAATGCCCGCATCATTCTATTTGAAATGGGAAATTCTTTTGATCGTATACTTCTACATGCCAAAACACACGGCAAAAAAACCAAGCAGTTATTACTGAGTAATAAAAAAGATGAAGCCGTTCCATTAAATCCATTTTGTGAAGCTTATAAAGCCATTCCTGAAATCACGGACAATCTGAGTGCAGAACAAGCAACCTTAATTGCGCAAAAAATTAGAACAATCAAAGAAAATCTCGAACAGCCTGCCAGCTCAGAAGAGTTGGCCTGTAATGATGGATCTCGCTCGTATCTAGCAGAGCTGGCCTTAGCGTTGCGTACCATGATTACTGAAGCCAATGCACTGGAAGAAGAACAATTTACTCTGGCCGATGAAACACTGTTAATCGAAGTCTTAAGTGATGCCATCTTAACGTCTTTTAATCATGATATCCCGCAAATGCTAACTGAGCATATTGTAAGTAGCTTTAAACGGCGACTGGATAAAGAAACAGTTCCTCGCAAAAAAGACCGCATTTTGGATATGCACGACCGATTAAACAGTTATGTCATTAACAGCGCCAAATCACGCTTTTTTAATGTGCCAACTGAACCTTTAGGAGATTTTGATATCTTCCATGTTGATATCTCCGCGATTAAAGATGATACCGGAAAGCTCGCTTTAGTGATGGTGTCTTTATTACCAAGAATATTGGCTATGGCAGAAGCCACTCAAAACGACGACAGACCAACCTTTCTTTTTATTGATGAATCTCATTTGCAATTTCAAATTCCTTCAGTAGTGGCCGTGTGTTTACTGGTTGCCAAAGTAGCCAGAAAGTTAGGTCTTTGGCTGGTTGCTATTACCCAAAACGTCACCGATATGAATTCGGAAAAAGCCACCAAGATTTTATCGCTAATTGAAACCTGGATTTTGTTAGGCCTTGATGAAAAGGAAATTAGCGATGTCAAACGCTTTAAATCATTAACTCCACAACAAGAAGCCTTAATTAGAGATATTGATTCTCAAAAAGGCTTATATGCAGAAGCGGTTTTATTAGGCTCACGTTATCAAGGATTA